A window of the Roseburia sp. 831b genome harbors these coding sequences:
- the rimM gene encoding ribosome maturation factor RimM (Essential for efficient processing of 16S rRNA) — translation MEDFFKVGVITTTHGVRGEVKVFPTTDDPARFKKLKKVILDNGKERRELEIAQVKFFKNLVILKFKGIDNINDVEKYRKAELFVSREHAVKLQKDEYFIADLIGIKVTSEEGEELGEISDVLQTGANDVYVIRNASGEEILLPAIKECVKEVSVEEGTMLVHLLPGLREMNQK, via the coding sequence ATGGAAGATTTTTTTAAAGTAGGTGTAATCACAACGACGCATGGAGTCCGTGGGGAGGTAAAGGTATTTCCGACCACGGATGATCCGGCGCGTTTTAAGAAGTTAAAAAAGGTAATCTTAGACAACGGAAAAGAAAGACGTGAATTGGAGATTGCTCAGGTAAAATTCTTTAAGAATCTTGTAATCTTAAAGTTTAAAGGTATCGATAACATCAATGATGTTGAAAAATACCGGAAAGCAGAACTTTTTGTATCAAGAGAACATGCGGTAAAATTGCAGAAGGATGAATATTTTATTGCGGACCTGATAGGAATTAAGGTTACTTCTGAGGAAGGCGAGGAACTTGGTGAGATTTCGGACGTACTTCAGACGGGTGCAAATGATGTGTATGTAATCCGAAACGCATCTGGTGAGGAGATTTTGCTTCCAGCGATTAAGGAGTGTGTCAAGGAGGTCTCGGTAGAGGAAGGAACGATGCTCGTGCATCTTTTACCAGGTCTTCGGGAAATGAATCAGAAGTAG
- a CDS encoding ribonuclease HII: MEKKIGEIKEELKAANDNMLPHFIEEYEKDERAGVVKIVEQARKRYEKLQQEIARIETLKTYEKEYESYGYVCGIDEVGRGPLAGPVVAGAVILPKDCDILYINDSKKLSAKKREELYDVIMEKAVAVEIGMASPKRIDEINILQATYEAMREAISKLSVKPDILLNDAVTIPQVDIKQVPIIKGDAKSISIGAASIVAKVTRDRLMVEYDKLLPEYGFASNKGYGSAEHIEALKKIGPSPIHRASFIKNFV; this comes from the coding sequence ATGGAAAAGAAAATCGGTGAAATCAAAGAGGAATTAAAGGCAGCAAACGATAATATGCTGCCTCATTTTATAGAAGAGTATGAAAAAGATGAGCGTGCCGGTGTTGTAAAAATCGTAGAGCAGGCAAGAAAACGCTATGAAAAACTGCAGCAGGAAATTGCCCGGATTGAGACGCTAAAAACGTACGAAAAAGAGTACGAATCTTACGGCTATGTCTGCGGAATTGATGAGGTTGGAAGAGGACCGCTTGCAGGCCCTGTTGTGGCAGGTGCTGTTATTTTGCCAAAGGACTGTGACATTTTGTATATCAATGATTCGAAAAAACTTTCTGCAAAGAAAAGGGAAGAGTTGTACGATGTGATTATGGAAAAAGCAGTGGCGGTTGAAATTGGAATGGCAAGTCCGAAACGGATTGATGAGATTAATATTTTGCAGGCAACCTATGAGGCAATGAGAGAAGCTATAAGCAAATTGTCCGTAAAACCCGATATATTATTAAACGATGCAGTGACGATTCCGCAGGTTGACATAAAGCAGGTGCCGATTATCAAAGGAGATGCCAAAAGTATCTCGATTGGTGCGGCAAGTATTGTAGCAAAAGTGACCAGGGATCGTCTTATGGTAGAATACGATAAACTATTACCGGAGTATGGATTTGCATCGAACAAAGGATATGGTTCGGCTGAGCACATTGAGGCATTAAAAAAGATTGGGCCATCGCCGATCCATAGAGCATCTTTTATCAAAAACTTTGTCTAA
- the ylqF gene encoding ribosome biogenesis GTPase YlqF has translation MQFQWYPGHMTKAKRQMQEDIKLIDLVIELVDARIPLSSRNPDIDELGKNKSRLILMNKSDLSDDKRNKEWSEYFKKLGYYVVCLDSRSKNGMKTVTNVIAEACKEKTERDRKRGILNRPVRAMVVGIPNVGKSTFINSFAGKACAKTGNKPGVTKGKQWIRLNKNVELLDTPGILWPKFEDQTVGLRLALIGAIKDEILNIDELSMELIRILKEYYPGILAARYQVEEAAEEVAILEEIAKNRKCITRGNELDMSKAAALVIEEFRSGKLGKITIEFPTSEA, from the coding sequence ATGCAATTTCAGTGGTACCCGGGGCATATGACGAAAGCAAAACGTCAGATGCAGGAAGATATAAAGTTAATTGATTTAGTGATTGAGTTAGTGGATGCGAGAATTCCACTCAGCAGCAGAAATCCGGATATTGATGAATTAGGAAAAAATAAATCACGTCTGATTCTGATGAATAAATCAGATTTATCGGATGATAAGAGAAACAAAGAATGGTCCGAGTATTTCAAAAAATTAGGTTATTACGTTGTCTGTCTGGATTCCAGAAGTAAAAATGGAATGAAGACGGTGACGAATGTAATTGCGGAAGCATGCAAGGAAAAGACAGAGCGGGACCGCAAGAGAGGAATCTTAAACCGTCCGGTACGTGCGATGGTAGTGGGAATCCCAAACGTTGGAAAATCAACGTTTATCAATTCCTTTGCGGGAAAAGCATGTGCTAAAACGGGAAATAAACCGGGCGTTACAAAAGGAAAACAGTGGATTCGCCTGAATAAAAATGTAGAACTTCTGGATACCCCTGGAATTCTCTGGCCGAAATTTGAAGACCAGACCGTAGGACTTCGTCTGGCATTGATTGGTGCCATCAAGGATGAGATTTTAAATATCGATGAGCTTTCGATGGAACTCATTCGGATTTTAAAAGAATATTATCCGGGAATTTTAGCTGCACGCTATCAGGTGGAGGAAGCGGCAGAAGAAGTTGCAATTTTAGAAGAGATTGCAAAAAACAGAAAATGCATCACAAGAGGAAATGAACTTGATATGAGCAAGGCAGCAGCCCTTGTGATTGAAGAATTCAGAAGTGGTAAATTAGGAAAAATTACAATTGAGTTTCCAACGAGTGAAGCATAA
- the lepB gene encoding signal peptidase I codes for MRRRSGLNFGRQKKKINIPFVKEVLTWATEIILMISIAVVFVYFIGMRTGVVGSSMADTLKSGDEVLINRFVYLLKDPKPNDIVVFLPNGNEKSHYYVKRVIAVPGDTVKIENGSVLVNGKPFAEKIDAMSIEDAGLASEEITLDKDEYFVLGDNRNNSEDSRYANIGNIKKEYIVGKAWFRITSWNDFGFL; via the coding sequence ATGCGTAGAAGAAGTGGGTTAAACTTTGGCAGACAGAAGAAAAAGATTAATATACCGTTTGTAAAAGAAGTATTGACCTGGGCGACCGAGATTATTTTAATGATTTCCATTGCCGTTGTTTTTGTGTATTTTATTGGCATGAGAACAGGGGTTGTAGGCTCGTCTATGGCAGACACCTTAAAAAGTGGGGACGAGGTGTTGATCAATCGTTTTGTGTACTTGTTAAAAGATCCAAAGCCGAATGACATTGTGGTATTTTTGCCAAACGGAAATGAAAAATCTCATTACTATGTAAAAAGAGTGATTGCAGTTCCAGGTGATACGGTAAAAATTGAGAATGGTTCGGTACTTGTGAATGGAAAACCGTTCGCAGAGAAAATTGATGCAATGTCAATTGAGGATGCAGGACTGGCATCCGAGGAAATCACATTGGATAAAGATGAGTATTTTGTGTTAGGAGATAACCGGAATAACAGTGAGGACAGCCGTTATGCGAACATCGGAAACATCAAGAAAGAATATATTGTTGGAAAAGCATGGTTTCGCATCACATCCTGGAATGATTTCGGATTTTTATAA
- a CDS encoding ATP-binding protein: MKKFWKKKWNVVLYFVLAGISILFIYMASQSGEQYRFERYESLKFELPWNYQFSDGTKGITDLPTDLEVEDAHQLVLTNTLPAVDTGMSLFYRARHTNAKIYIGDELVYDQGEGKDGAINETAFPLPGTVWDEVHLTKEDSHKQVKIVLDGNVLKYLKAPGEVFIGDRGTFFVNLLKEKMGNIIGGTILLLLSAILLALWIVLSISTHAKYNECLCLALFTFTIACWQFTETRCLQFIFPNQRMFSVLAFEFLTLAPVPIALYFTYGKREKTRKRARIAAIVPLFVWLFNNACHFLHIFDISETLIVTQIMIAFETIYLGYIQTCDLIVDKRSNGKEGGGFFWWIPSVGFILLSPLLLMEVLKYITNFTLKFNDDTILPTIGIVFYITSLAIHSGLKLASENFMVTEASRAKSNFLANTSHDIRTPLNAILGFNDLILRDSEEEKTKEYAASIKNAGNSLLDIINNILDLSKLESGKLELEEAEYSTEQAIDNVTSMIRALAQKKNLTLDVVIDEKLPKYLIGDKVRIRQVLVNLLTNAVKYTKEGGVKLEVKVVEKNEASCKILFVVEDTGIGIREEDRERLFKKFERLDSEKNRNIEGTGLGMSIVVKLLESMNSKIELESVYGKGSKFYFVLEQKMADDACVGVYLQKKKLLFEQEEENILIAPDARVLIVDDVMLNLQVAKGLLEVMKMQIDTAESGQEAIDLTLQNHYDLILMDHMMPGMDGIAATREIRKLADTTGDSYYKKVPILALTANALSGMREKFLQEGMQDYISKPVEEKTLVDAVTKWLPQEKLIPKKKGWDKKKKSGEENTGETDAKNDWYFEIPGIDIESAKAYLLNKEMYVETLRIFFDSIPQNLEKIEKYCREHDEKNYTITVHGLKSSAKIIGATELSEEAKRLENLSNAGKVEMAWEQTGHLLELYQWTQDILADFFHTDAQPPKTVYSMEEFKESLRRLKKAAETFQMEDFFAWEKETESMSAPEGYEEDWQKLRDAVRNVAFSETVERIEGILTQKEQEG; this comes from the coding sequence GTGAAAAAATTTTGGAAGAAGAAATGGAACGTCGTACTGTATTTTGTACTGGCGGGTATCAGTATTCTTTTTATCTATATGGCGAGTCAGAGCGGAGAGCAGTATCGTTTTGAGCGTTATGAAAGTTTAAAATTTGAACTTCCGTGGAACTATCAGTTTTCGGATGGCACAAAAGGAATTACAGATTTACCGACTGACCTTGAAGTGGAGGATGCACATCAGTTAGTCCTGACAAACACGCTCCCGGCAGTGGATACGGGAATGTCCTTATTTTACCGGGCAAGACATACAAATGCCAAAATCTATATCGGAGATGAACTGGTATATGATCAGGGAGAAGGAAAAGATGGCGCCATTAATGAGACTGCATTTCCGCTTCCGGGTACCGTGTGGGATGAGGTGCATCTTACAAAGGAAGATTCCCACAAGCAGGTAAAAATTGTATTAGACGGAAACGTGTTAAAGTATTTAAAAGCACCGGGTGAGGTGTTTATTGGGGATCGTGGAACCTTTTTTGTAAATCTTTTAAAAGAAAAGATGGGCAATATCATTGGTGGAACAATTTTGCTGTTATTATCTGCAATCTTGCTGGCATTATGGATTGTGCTTTCCATTTCCACACATGCAAAATATAATGAGTGTCTGTGTTTGGCGTTATTTACGTTTACAATTGCCTGCTGGCAGTTTACGGAAACCAGATGTTTACAGTTCATTTTCCCAAACCAGAGAATGTTTAGTGTGCTGGCATTTGAGTTTTTAACATTGGCACCGGTTCCAATTGCACTTTATTTTACCTATGGAAAGAGGGAGAAGACCAGAAAGCGTGCAAGAATAGCAGCCATCGTTCCACTTTTTGTATGGCTTTTTAACAATGCGTGCCATTTTCTGCACATCTTTGATATATCTGAGACGCTTATTGTAACACAGATTATGATTGCGTTCGAGACCATTTACCTGGGATATATCCAGACCTGTGATTTGATTGTGGACAAACGCAGCAACGGAAAAGAAGGCGGGGGATTCTTTTGGTGGATTCCATCTGTCGGTTTTATTCTGCTTAGTCCGTTGCTGTTGATGGAAGTATTAAAATATATTACGAATTTTACGTTGAAGTTTAACGATGATACCATACTTCCGACCATTGGAATTGTGTTCTATATTACATCGCTGGCGATTCATTCCGGGTTAAAACTTGCATCGGAGAACTTTATGGTGACGGAGGCAAGCCGCGCAAAATCGAACTTCCTTGCAAATACCAGCCATGATATCCGTACGCCGTTAAATGCAATTTTGGGATTTAACGACCTGATTTTAAGAGATTCCGAGGAAGAAAAGACGAAAGAATATGCAGCCAGTATTAAGAATGCGGGAAATTCGCTGCTTGATATCATTAATAATATTTTAGATTTGTCTAAGTTAGAGTCTGGCAAACTGGAATTAGAGGAAGCAGAATACAGCACAGAACAGGCAATCGACAATGTGACAAGTATGATACGTGCGCTTGCACAGAAGAAGAATTTAACGTTGGATGTCGTGATAGATGAAAAGCTGCCAAAGTATCTGATTGGGGATAAAGTCCGGATTCGCCAGGTTTTGGTCAACCTGCTTACGAATGCAGTAAAGTACACCAAAGAAGGCGGCGTCAAACTGGAAGTGAAGGTTGTTGAGAAAAATGAGGCATCCTGTAAAATTTTGTTTGTCGTGGAGGACACCGGAATCGGTATCCGGGAAGAGGACAGAGAACGTCTGTTCAAAAAGTTTGAACGTTTGGATTCTGAGAAAAACCGGAATATAGAAGGCACTGGACTTGGCATGAGTATTGTTGTAAAATTACTTGAGTCTATGAACAGTAAAATCGAACTTGAGAGCGTATATGGAAAAGGTTCTAAGTTCTATTTCGTGTTAGAGCAAAAGATGGCAGATGATGCCTGCGTCGGAGTGTATCTGCAGAAAAAGAAGCTTCTATTCGAGCAGGAGGAAGAGAATATTCTGATTGCGCCGGATGCAAGAGTTTTGATTGTAGATGATGTGATGTTGAATCTACAGGTTGCAAAAGGACTTTTGGAAGTGATGAAGATGCAGATTGATACGGCAGAGAGCGGGCAGGAGGCAATTGACCTCACGTTACAGAATCATTATGATTTGATTCTGATGGATCATATGATGCCTGGAATGGATGGAATTGCTGCAACCAGAGAGATTCGAAAACTGGCAGATACGACAGGGGATTCTTATTACAAAAAGGTTCCGATTCTTGCACTGACAGCCAATGCACTTTCCGGTATGCGGGAGAAGTTTTTGCAGGAGGGCATGCAGGATTATATCAGTAAACCGGTGGAAGAAAAGACATTGGTAGATGCTGTGACCAAATGGCTGCCACAGGAAAAACTGATTCCAAAGAAGAAGGGCTGGGACAAAAAGAAAAAGTCCGGGGAAGAAAACACGGGCGAAACAGATGCGAAGAACGACTGGTATTTTGAGATTCCGGGAATAGATATCGAATCTGCCAAAGCATATCTGTTAAATAAAGAGATGTATGTGGAGACACTTCGTATCTTTTTTGATTCGATTCCACAAAATCTTGAGAAAATTGAAAAATATTGCAGGGAGCACGATGAGAAGAACTATACCATTACGGTACATGGATTAAAGAGTTCTGCAAAGATTATCGGTGCGACGGAGCTTTCCGAGGAGGCAAAACGCTTAGAGAATCTTTCCAATGCAGGCAAGGTAGAAATGGCGTGGGAGCAGACCGGACATTTGTTGGAGCTGTATCAGTGGACACAGGATATTCTGGCAGACTTTTTCCATACGGATGCGCAACCGCCAAAGACAGTTTATTCCATGGAAGAATTTAAGGAGAGCCTAAGACGCTTAAAAAAAGCGGCAGAGACTTTCCAGATGGAAGACTTTTTTGCATGGGAGAAGGAGACAGAGTCGATGAGTGCACCAGAAGGATATGAAGAGGACTGGCAAAAGCTAAGAGATGCAGTGCGAAATGTCGCATTTTCAGAGACGGTAGAACGTATTGAGGGAATACTTACCCAAAAAGAACAAGAGGGTTAA
- the lepB gene encoding signal peptidase I, whose translation MGFLLYLAVLCCLTFAVIHFVGQRTVVIGPSMQPTLYEGDNLIVDKMTYRFRLPKRFEIIVFPYPTEEDRLLIKRIIGLPGERVRIAEDGTIYINGEELIESYGKEVIKNAGLAAQEIVLSDDEYFVLGDNRNDSTDSRSASVGCIKRETIVGRAWLRIFPFDKIRLLNPEKE comes from the coding sequence ATGGGTTTCTTACTGTATCTGGCGGTACTGTGTTGTCTGACCTTTGCGGTTATACATTTTGTGGGGCAAAGAACGGTGGTAATCGGGCCGTCGATGCAGCCGACTTTGTACGAGGGTGATAACCTGATTGTGGATAAGATGACGTACCGTTTCCGCTTACCAAAACGTTTCGAAATTATCGTGTTTCCCTATCCAACGGAAGAGGACAGACTGTTAATCAAACGTATCATTGGCTTGCCGGGAGAACGTGTCAGAATCGCAGAAGATGGAACCATCTATATCAACGGAGAAGAACTCATAGAATCCTACGGCAAAGAGGTAATCAAAAATGCAGGGCTTGCCGCGCAGGAGATTGTACTTTCAGACGATGAGTATTTTGTGCTAGGAGATAACCGGAATGACAGTACAGACAGCAGGAGTGCAAGTGTAGGATGCATCAAACGTGAAACGATTGTGGGAAGAGCCTGGCTTCGCATTTTTCCGTTTGATAAGATACGACTTTTAAATCCAGAGAAAGAGTAA
- the trmD gene encoding tRNA (guanosine(37)-N1)-methyltransferase TrmD, which produces MDFYVLTLFPDMITQGLNTSITGKAIEKGLLSLHAINIRDYTKDKHKKVDDYPYGGGAGMLMQAQPVSDAWHSIADGMERHPRTIYVTPQGKPFTQKMAKEFVKSEELVFLCGHYEGIDERVLEEVVTDYVSIGDYVLTGGELASMVMIDAVSRLVPGVLNNEESAQTESFHNDLLEHPQYSRPVEWKGKRVPEVLLSGNQKKIAAWRLEESEKRTKERRPDLYQKYEKLQQCKQILQKEKLLHRDMIELIERGQAEWIYQQNDCICLKDQKSGAFFFSAKQEETAIPALEQIIKEYKTPEALVLHQEGIAQHAKRELGYQGMLTCTQYVYTRKEKLPITGLYRLDGTQTEDMVMIERLNETFLEEVLKHYHALVSEDYILSRLKDGAMYGAFLAGKLTGFIGVHEEGSMGMLEVFPEYRGRKIGKALETYLINLQLEQGMTPYGQVVEGNEISTQLQKSLGLCPAKTPVYWMESIE; this is translated from the coding sequence ATGGATTTTTATGTATTAACGCTGTTCCCGGATATGATTACACAGGGATTAAATACAAGTATTACAGGAAAAGCAATCGAGAAGGGATTGCTTTCCCTTCATGCAATCAACATCAGGGACTATACAAAAGACAAACACAAAAAAGTGGATGATTATCCATATGGAGGCGGTGCCGGTATGCTGATGCAGGCGCAGCCTGTTTCGGATGCATGGCACTCGATTGCGGACGGCATGGAAAGACATCCAAGGACAATTTATGTGACGCCACAAGGGAAACCATTTACACAGAAGATGGCAAAAGAATTTGTAAAAAGTGAAGAACTTGTTTTCTTATGTGGTCATTACGAAGGAATTGATGAGCGTGTATTAGAGGAAGTTGTGACAGACTACGTCTCGATTGGAGACTATGTTTTAACGGGCGGAGAACTTGCATCCATGGTCATGATTGATGCGGTATCCAGACTTGTTCCGGGTGTGTTGAATAATGAAGAGTCCGCACAGACAGAGTCCTTTCACAATGATTTGCTCGAACATCCACAGTATTCAAGACCGGTCGAATGGAAGGGAAAACGGGTCCCGGAGGTTTTACTGTCCGGCAATCAGAAAAAGATTGCAGCGTGGAGACTAGAGGAGTCCGAAAAAAGAACCAAAGAGCGCAGACCGGATTTGTATCAAAAGTATGAAAAATTGCAACAGTGCAAACAAATTCTACAAAAAGAAAAATTATTGCACCGTGATATGATAGAACTCATTGAAAGAGGGCAGGCAGAATGGATTTATCAGCAGAATGACTGCATCTGTCTTAAGGATCAAAAAAGCGGAGCGTTTTTCTTTTCTGCGAAGCAAGAGGAAACTGCGATACCTGCGTTAGAACAGATTATAAAAGAGTACAAAACACCGGAAGCCCTTGTGCTGCACCAGGAAGGAATCGCGCAGCATGCAAAGAGAGAGCTTGGATATCAGGGCATGCTCACCTGCACGCAGTACGTTTATACCAGAAAAGAAAAGCTTCCAATCACGGGGCTTTATCGTCTGGATGGAACACAGACAGAGGATATGGTTATGATAGAAAGATTAAACGAAACTTTTTTGGAAGAGGTTTTGAAACACTATCATGCACTCGTGAGTGAGGATTATATCTTAAGCCGTCTAAAGGACGGAGCGATGTATGGAGCTTTCCTAGCGGGAAAATTGACAGGCTTTATTGGTGTCCACGAGGAAGGCAGTATGGGTATGCTGGAAGTTTTCCCGGAATATCGTGGCAGAAAGATTGGAAAGGCATTGGAGACCTATCTGATTAACCTGCAGTTAGAACAGGGAATGACGCCTTACGGACAGGTTGTGGAAGGCAACGAGATTTCAACACAACTACAAAAATCGTTAGGATTATGTCCAGCCAAAACACCGGTTTACTGGATGGAATCTATTGAATAG
- a CDS encoding flagellar assembly protein A produces MHGRLVVEIARDSMSVAVTVYTDGKTQITRNLIMQELSNRGINTGIQEQKINELLHYEIYRKRWIVAKGVPAVKGKDGWYEFMFDKDFKEMKPKIREDGSVDYSPNIQIVNKGDKVMTYHPPVPGKNGITVFGSTIAPIASKDAKKLSLSKVEQRGNDFYAKEGGRIALKGNCLEVMSRLEINGNAGYATGMINFIGDVIVDGDIKDGVTMEIGGNLEVCGEMDAVQIKVSGDIICHGGIHGKEKAKISAGGTVTANFIEEADIYAGGDVQAGHIINAKVVSENNVVVEGRNGTILGGEVQADESISAVRVGNEKGCNTILRILSTDVWSREYARIVVQDKVFPYTQVEINGVTDTDCRLQQGELHLTSKGLERYEIGSYVYKDVLAELETQSDLQMAEEFKEEHHLVKEKNPDEKKLILVVDDDPLFLKTQYTYLVSDYYVAVVSSGADALKFLEKNKPDLILLDYLMPEMDGSELLLRIRSMKNEKADIPVFFLTSVTDKKVIMKCLSLYPQKYLMKPLEKDELLQIIGDFFAKEQK; encoded by the coding sequence ATGCATGGACGATTGGTGGTTGAGATAGCAAGAGATTCAATGTCGGTGGCGGTTACAGTTTATACGGATGGAAAGACACAGATTACGAGAAACCTGATTATGCAGGAACTTTCCAACAGGGGCATCAATACAGGAATCCAGGAACAGAAAATCAATGAACTGCTTCACTATGAGATTTACAGAAAAAGATGGATTGTGGCAAAAGGGGTTCCTGCGGTAAAAGGAAAAGACGGCTGGTATGAATTCATGTTTGATAAAGATTTCAAAGAGATGAAGCCAAAGATTCGTGAAGATGGGAGTGTAGATTACTCTCCAAACATTCAGATTGTGAATAAGGGAGATAAGGTTATGACGTACCATCCGCCAGTTCCAGGTAAAAATGGAATCACTGTTTTTGGTTCTACGATTGCGCCAATTGCGTCGAAGGATGCTAAGAAACTTTCGCTTTCCAAGGTTGAACAAAGGGGTAATGATTTCTATGCCAAAGAGGGTGGCCGTATTGCGCTAAAAGGCAATTGTCTGGAGGTTATGAGCCGGTTGGAAATCAATGGAAATGCAGGCTATGCAACCGGTATGATTAACTTTATCGGAGATGTCATTGTGGATGGTGATATCAAAGATGGTGTCACGATGGAGATTGGTGGAAACCTTGAAGTTTGTGGAGAAATGGATGCCGTACAGATTAAAGTATCCGGGGATATCATCTGTCATGGTGGAATCCACGGAAAAGAAAAGGCAAAGATTTCGGCAGGTGGTACCGTTACCGCCAATTTTATTGAGGAGGCAGACATTTACGCGGGTGGGGATGTACAGGCTGGACATATCATCAATGCGAAGGTTGTATCAGAAAACAATGTTGTTGTTGAGGGAAGAAATGGAACGATTCTTGGTGGTGAAGTGCAGGCAGATGAAAGTATTTCTGCGGTGAGAGTTGGAAATGAAAAGGGATGTAATACCATTTTGCGTATTTTAAGTACAGACGTCTGGAGCAGGGAATATGCAAGAATCGTTGTACAGGATAAGGTGTTCCCTTATACACAGGTGGAAATCAATGGTGTTACAGATACAGACTGCCGCCTTCAGCAAGGAGAGCTTCATCTGACAAGCAAAGGACTGGAACGCTATGAGATTGGCTCTTACGTTTACAAGGATGTTTTAGCAGAACTAGAAACCCAGTCTGATTTGCAGATGGCAGAAGAGTTCAAAGAGGAACATCATCTTGTCAAGGAGAAGAATCCAGATGAAAAGAAACTGATTCTTGTGGTGGATGATGACCCGCTTTTCTTAAAAACACAGTATACCTATCTGGTATCCGACTATTATGTAGCAGTGGTAAGTTCGGGAGCGGATGCTTTAAAATTCTTAGAAAAGAATAAACCAGACCTGATTCTGCTTGATTATCTGATGCCGGAAATGGATGGAAGTGAGCTCCTTTTAAGGATTCGTTCGATGAAGAATGAAAAAGCAGATATTCCGGTTTTCTTTTTGACAAGCGTGACGGATAAAAAGGTGATTATGAAGTGTTTAAGTCTGTATCCGCAGAAATATCTGATGAAACCATTGGAAAAAGACGAACTGCTTCAGATTATCGGGGACTTCTTTGCAAAAGAGCAAAAATAG
- the rplS gene encoding 50S ribosomal protein L19 — MSASEIIKNIEAAQLKAEVPEFNTGDTVKVYGKIKEGNRERIQVFEGVVIKRQGGSNRETFTVRKISNGVGVEKTWPLHSPNVEKVEVVRQGKVRRAKLFYLRDRVGKKAKVKELVK, encoded by the coding sequence ATGAGCGCAAGTGAAATTATTAAGAACATTGAAGCTGCTCAGTTAAAAGCTGAGGTACCTGAATTTAACACAGGTGATACTGTAAAAGTTTACGGTAAAATCAAAGAAGGAAACCGCGAAAGAATCCAGGTTTTCGAAGGTGTTGTAATTAAGAGACAGGGCGGAAGCAACCGTGAAACATTTACTGTTAGAAAGATTTCTAACGGTGTTGGTGTGGAAAAGACCTGGCCATTACATTCTCCAAACGTTGAAAAAGTAGAAGTTGTTCGTCAGGGTAAAGTAAGAAGAGCTAAATTATTCTACTTAAGAGACCGTGTTGGTAAGAAAGCTAAAGTTAAAGAATTAGTAAAATAA